The Pandoraea vervacti DNA window TTAATGCCGCGTAAGCGACACAAGGTCTGATGCACGGCACCCAACCCGAGCCTTCGGTCCGGCGGTCAGCGCCCGTTCAGAAGCATAACGAGAAAATTGGACGGCACCGTTATTCAGCGGTTCCCGAAAAGTGCATTTGGGATGGAATCCGAGACGTCCTCGTCGATTATCGGGACCGCTGCGCCCTTCCGGCTTGCCGCGCTGCCGGATATGACGATGCCGCAGCGATAGCAAGCGCCGCGTCCAATCGCCGCCACGCCAGTTCGCTCCCGGGCAAGCCAAGCCGCAGACTGGGCAACCTCCTTGTTTCTCCATCGGGCAGGCCGACAGGGCGCACGTCGAACAAGCGAGTCCATATGCCCTCGGCAGCCAGCCGTTCATGCCACTGAGGCGCTAATACGTGGGGAATCCACGCGAAGAGCGGGGCGCCCCGCGCTGGCCACCCATGGGTGCGCAACAGCGCTAACAAACGTTCACCGTCGCGCAACAAACGTTCGCGTGCGGCGGTTTGCCACGCCGTATCGGCCAATGCCGTTCGGACCGCGAAGCGTGCCGGACCGCTGACCGTCCACGCGCCCAGATGCTCGGCCAACTGTGCACCGAACCGTTCGGGCGCCAATGCGAATCCTGCCCGGATGCCGGCCAGTCCAAAGAACTTGCCTACGGAGCGCAGCACGACGAGACCGTCCTTGCCGACGTGCGGCGTCATGGATTCGCGTGGCGAAACATCCGCGAACGCTTCATCGACGATCAGCATTCCGCCGCGTCGGGCCAGTCGGCCATGCCAGTGCTCAAGCGTTGGGCGCGCGACGTGCCGTGTCGTCGGATTGTCGGGATTGACCCACACGACATAGTCGACATCGGGCGGTTCGACCTCCGGACCCAGCCACGGCACCAGCGTATGCCCGGCCTTCGCGAAGGCCGGCGCGTATTCGCTGTAGGTCAGCGCCGCTACCGCGACGCGTCCCGGACGCAGCAATGTGGGAATGGCGCGGATGACCGCCTGCGATCCGGCGCAGGGCACCACCGTGTCGACCGGCACGCCGTAGTAGCGGGCAGCCACGTCGCGTAAGGCGTCGAACGCGTCCGGCAAGTCGCGCCATGCGCTTGGCGGAGGCATCGGCACGGGGTAACCCACGGGATTGATGCCGGTCGACAGGTCGAGCCAGTCCTCCCGCGGGCGTGCGTAACGGCGGATGGCCTCGCCGAGATTGCCGCCGTGACGCGGCGCGCAGGGCGCAGGCGCGCCGCCCCCCAAAGGAATCGCAACGCGGGGCGTGCCGCAGGCGGCTGGCGCGAGATCGTCTTCCGATGATGCCAGTGAGTCACGCGAGGTAGATGAAGTAGACGAAGCGGACGAGGCAGACATTGCGATCAAAGCAGAGTCGTGGGCATGGTGTCGGCCTGCGAGGCGGCGAACAGCGCCAGCGCGCCGCTCACAATCAGCCACATCCACATGGAGCGCGAGATGAGCCGCCAGGCGGCCCGGATATGTTGCGCGGACGGCTCCGTACCGCAGCCCAGCGGCGGGCGCGCTTCCCACTCGCCGTGGTATCGCGCCGGGCCGCCCAACTGGACATTGAGGCTGCCGGCGCCGGCCGCCATCACCGGCCCTGCGTTCGGGCTCGACCACGCGCCGGCCTGCGTTCGCCAACACGCAATCGCACGGGCGACGTCGCCGAAAATCGCATAGCTCGCTGCCGTCAGCCGGGCGGGAATCCAGTTCAGCACATCATCGATGCGCGCGGCGGGGCGGCCGAAGTACAGAAACTTGTCGGTGCGATATCCCCACATGGCATCGAGCGTGTTCGCCAGCCGGAACAGCACGACGCCGGGGGCGCCGGCAATGGCGAACCAGAACAGGGCCCCGAAGATGGCGTCGTTGCCGTTCTCGAGCGTCGATTCCACGGCAGCGCGCGCGAGCTCGGAGGCGCTCGCGTCTTCGGTATCGCGCGAGACGATGCGTCCCGTGAGCGCGCGCGCCTGCGCAAGATCGCCGTCGCGTAACGCGCGCGCGATCGGCATCACGTGTTCACGCAGACTGCGCGCGCCGAGCGCGGCGTAAAGCGCGAGCGACTGCCACAGAACACCGCCCCAGCCGGGCAGGAATGTCAGTGCCCAGGCGATCAGCACGGGGATCACGAGCATGATCGTCCAGGCCCACGCCCCGCGCGTCATCGCGGTGAGCGGTTTGTCGCGCACCGCAGGGTCGTTGAGCCACGCTTCGACCCCGTTGGCGATGTAGCCGAACCCGACCAGCGGATGCCAGCGGCGCGGTTCACCGAGCCACGCGTCGAGCAGCACGCCGATCAAGGCGGCGAGCCAGAGTGATTCGGGAGCGAGTCCGGTGAGCATCGACGCTTATCCCTTGACGACCATCGGCAGGCCGGCGACCACAAAGCGCACGTGCGGCGCGAGCGCGGCAACGCGCTGGTTCAGACGTCCGAGTTCGTCGACATACCGCCGCGTGACCGAGCCCATCGGAATCACGCCGAGTCCGATTTCGTTGCTGACGACGACGATCTTGCCGGGCCGCGACGCCAGTGTGGCGGCGAGCGCATCGACGACGCCTTGCCACTGGGCATCGGTCGCGGGGCCCTCGGGATGGTCCTCGGGCGGACACAGCCAGCCGGCGAGCCACAGCGGCAAACAGTCCACGAGCACGCAGCGCCCGTCGTGCGCGACGTCTCGCAACGCGCCGGCGAGATCCCGGCCCACTTCCACCGTTTCCCAATGCGCGGGACGGCTGGCCCGATGATGCGCAATGCGCGCTTGCATTTCCGGCTCGTCGCTCACCGCAGCCGTGGCGAGATACGTCACGGGCAGGCCGCTTTGCGCAGCGAGATGTTCCGCGAACGCACTCTTGCCGGAGCGCGCACCGCCAAGCACGAAGGTCAGATCGGGGGAGGTCGGGACGAAGTCGGTCATGGGCGATATTGTACGAGCGACCGATGCGATAATCCGCGTCATGAGTGAAATCCCTGTCAAATTCCCTGCCGCTGCGCCCCGATATCGCGGCACCCTGATGATCCAGGGCACGACGTCCGATGCGGGCAAGAGCACGGTGGTGGCCGGCCTGTGCCGTCTGCTTTACCGCGAGGGCGTGCGTGTTGCGCCGTTCAAGCCGCAGAACATGGCGCTCAACAGCGCGGTGACGGCCGATGGCGGCGAGATTGGCCGTGCACAGGCCTTGCAGGCACAGGCGGCCGGCGTGGCCGCCCATACCGACTTCAATCCCGTGCTGCTCAAGCCGAGCAGCGATCGCGGCGTGCAGGTCATCATCGGCGGCAAGGTCATGGCCGATCTGGATGCGCGCGCCTATCACCAGTACAAACCTCGCGCGATGGCGGCAGTGCTGGCGGCCTACGAGCGCCTGCGCACGGGCTACGAGGCGGTGCTCGTCGAAGGCGCGGGCAGTCCGGCCGAGGTAAATCTGCGCTCGCGCGACATTGCGAACATGGGATTCGCGGAAGCGGTCGACGCCCCGGTGCTGCTCGTCGCGGACATCGATCGCGGCGGCGTGTTCGCGCAGATGATCGGCACCCTGGCGTGTCTGTCGGACACCGAACGCGCGCGCATCAAGGGCTTCATCATCAACCGATTCCGGGGCGATCCGTCCTTGCTGACCAGCGGGCTGACATGGCTGGAGGAGAAGACAGGCATCCCGGTGCTCGGTGTGCTGCCCTATCTGCATGGACTGCATCTGGATGGCGAGGACATGTTGCCGGCGCAGCGGCACGCGAGCGCTGGCGACGCGGTGCGCCTGCGAGTGGCCGTGCCCGTGCTGCCGCGCATCAGCAATCACACGGACTTCGACGCACTGCGCGCCCACCCGCAGGTCGACTTCCGCTATGTGGGGCCCGGCGAAGCGTGGCCAGCGTGCGATCTCGTGATTCTGCCCGGCAGCAAGCACGTGCGCGCCGATCTGGCATGGCTGCGTGCCCAGGGCTGGGAGCCCGCGATTGCCCGGCATTTGCGCTATGGCGGCAAGGTGCTGGGCATCTGCGGCGGTTTGCAGATGCTGGGCAGTGCGATCCACGATCCGTTGGGACTCGAAGGCGAGGCGGGCACCACGCCCGGCCTTGGCTGGCTTGCGCTCGAAACCACGATGGAGGCGCAAAAGCAGTTGCGTGTGGTGACGGGGCGCCTCACGGCTGGAAATGCGCCGGTGAATGGGTACGAGATCCACATGGGCGTGACGCGCGGGGCGGCGCTCGGGCGTCCGGCGGTCTGGCTGGAGGGCGAAATCGCGGATGGCGCGCGCTCGGACGACGATCAGGTGATGGGCACCTATCTGCACGGCCTGTTCGATACGCCCGAGGCGCTGCATGCGCTGCTGACCTGGGCCGGCGCCCACGATCTGGCGCGGCAGGACTACAACGCGCTGCGCGAGGCGTCGCTCGACCGGCTGGCCGACTCGTTTGCCGCGCATCTGGATCTGGCGCGCGTGTGGGCGTGTCTGCGCTAAGGTCGATGACGAAGCCCGGGTGCCCGCCGGTGCATCCGGATCGTCATGGAGCCGTTGTAAGATGAGCGGCAAATCGACCTCGGGGAGTCTGCAATGCCGGTGATTGTGGTGGCGAATCCAAAGGGTGGCGTGGGCAAAAGCACGCTGGCGACGAATCTGGCGGGCTATCTGGCAGCGCAGGGCCATGCCGTGATGCTGGGCGACACCGACCGCCAGCAATCGTCACGGGCGTGGCTGGGACTGCGCGCACCGGCGTTGCGCCCGATTGCGACGTGGGAAGTCGATCACAACGAAGTCGCCCGGCCGCCCAAAGGCACGACGCACGCCGTTCTGGACACACCGGCCGGCCTGCATGGCAAGCGTCTCGACGCGATCCTCAAGCTCGCGGATCACATTCTGGTGCCGTTGCAGCCGTCGATATTCGACATTCTCGCCACGCGCGACTTCCTTCAGAAGCTGGGCGAAGAGAAGGCCGTGCGGCAGGGGGAGGTCCGCATCGGTGTGGTGGGCATGCGCGTGGATGCGCGCACGCGCGCTGCCGATCAGCTCTCGCGCTATTGCGAGGAAGCCGGGCTGCCGGTGCTCGGCATGCTGCGCAACACCCAGAATTACGTTCAACTCGCCGCGCACGGGCTGACTCTCTGGGATGTGGCGCCCGGACGTGTGGAACGCGATCTCCCGCAATGGGAGGGGATTACGGCGTTCGTGACGAAGTCGGCGTCGGGTCCGAAGGGCGGTTAGTTCGAGCGTCCCGCACCGGCCCACGTGACCCAGGTTCTGGCCTTGCCAAAAAACAAGGGACCCGTTCGGGTCCCTTGCTTGTTTGCGGCAGCGCAAGGCGAACCTTGCGACCCTCGCTCTTACTTCGCGTCCGCGGTTTCGAAGGCGCGGGTCTCTTCCCATGCCTGAAGCGGCACGTGATCGCGCTCGCCCTTTTGAACGTTCTTCTCGTCGACGAACACCAGCTTGGGCTTGAAGCCGGCGAGCACTTCCTTTTCCTCGACCTGCGCGTACGAGACGATGATCACGATGTCGCCGAGTTGCGCGCGACGTGCTGCCGCACCGTTGAGCGAGATCATGCCGCTGCCGCGCTCGCCACGGATGGCGTAGGTCGTGAAACGTTCGCCGTTATTGACGTTGAAGATGTCGATTTGCTCATTTTCGACAAGGCCCGAGGCTTCGAGCAGGTTCTCGTCGATCGCGCACGAGCCTTCGTAATGCAATTCGCAATGCGTAACGGTGGCGCGGTGGATCTTCGACTTGAGCATGGTGCGGTACATGGCGTGCCTCTAGTGTTGCGATGTCGCGCACACGGCGCGACGAAAAGTGTTTGCGCATTCGGCAAAGGGCCGACTTGCGCGCGGCTTGGTGCCTGTCGCGCGCGGCCTTCGATCGATCGGGGCCGCGTGCCCGGCACTCAGATTTCGAGATTGTCGATCAGACGTGTCGAACCCAGCCTGGCGGCGGCAAGCACCACCAGACTCTCTGACGGCGCCGCGCCGGGCGCAGGCACACGCAGATTGGCGCGCTGGCGAATCGAGACATAATCCGGCTTCCAGCCTCGCTCGATCAGCGTCTTCATGGCAGCCGCTTCGAGCGCGGCATAGTCCGTCTTGCCCGCATTCACATCGTTGCGAATCTCGTTGAGCAGGCGGTAGAGCTGCGGCGCCTCGGCGCGTTCGGCCTCCGACAGGTAGCGATTGCGCGAGGACAGGGCAAGGCCGTCTTCGGCACGCACCGTCTCCGCGGCAATGATCTCGATCGGCAGCGCAAACTGACGACACATGCTGCGCACGATCATCAACTGCTGATAATCCTTCTTGCCGAACACCGCCACGCGCGGTTGCACACACGAGAACAGCTTGGTGACGACGGTGCACACGCCCTTGAAGAAGCCCGGGCGGAATTCCCCTTCGAGGATGTCGCCCAGATCGTGCGGCGGCTCAACGCGGTACTCCTGCGGCTCGGGGTACATCTCCTTCTCGTCCGGGGCGAACAGCACGTAGACGTTCTCGCGCGTGAGCTTCTCGACGTCGTCGGCCATCGTACGCGGATACTTGTCGAAGTCCTCGTTCGGCCCGAATTGCAGGCGGTTCACGAAGATGCTCGCGACGACCGGGTCGCCGTGCTGGCGCGCCAGTCGCATGAGCGAGAGATGGCCTTCGTGCAGATTGCCCATCGTGGGCACGAAGGCGACGCGATTCTGACCGCGCAATTGATCGCGCAGCTCGTGAATCGAGGGAATGACTTTCATGGGGCGCTCAGTTTGGGGTGTAAGTCAGGCGGACGTAGATCGGTGCGAACGGCTCGGCCTGCGTGATCTCAAGCAGCGATTCGCGCGTGAGCTCGAGCATGGCGATGAAGTTGACCACGACCACCGGCACGCCGCGCGTGACGTCGAACAGTTCGGTGAACTCCATGAATCGCGCACCTTGCAGGCGGCGCAAAATCTGGCTCATGTGCTCGCGCACCGACAGTTCTTCGCGGGAAATCTTGTGATGCTGCACGAGCTTGGCCCGGCGCAGGACTTCGGCCCACGCCGCGCGAAGGTCCTCGGCGTCAACATCGGGAAAGCGCGGCTGGAGGCTCTGCTCGATGTAGACCTGCGAGCGCAGGAAATCGCGCCCGAGCACCGGCAGCGTATCGAGTTTCTGCGCGGCGAGCTTCATCTGCTCGTATTCGAGCAGCCGGCGCACCAGTTCGGCACGCGGATCCTCGGCTTCCTCGCCGGTGTCGGCCTTCTTGACCGGCAGCAGCATGCGCGACTTGATCTCGATGAGCATCGCGGCCATGAGCAGATACTCGGACGCGAGTTCGAGATTGGTGCGGCGGATCTGTTCGACGTAGAGCAGATACTGCTTCGTGACCTGCGCCATCGGAATGTCGAGGACGTTGAAGTTCTGCTTGCGGATCAGATACAGCAACAAGTCGAGCGGGCCTTCGAAGGCTTCGAGGAAGATCTCCAGGGCATCCGGCGGGATGTAGAGATCGTTCGGCAGGGCAAAGAGCGGCTCGCCATACAGGCGGGCGCGCGCGACACCGTCGACCGTGTCGGGCGTTGAGTCCTGCCCGTCGTGCGGGGCGGGCAGTTCCGTGGCGCTGCCGCCTGCGTTTGC harbors:
- the cobD gene encoding threonine-phosphate decarboxylase CobD, translated to MSASSASSTSSTSRDSLASSEDDLAPAACGTPRVAIPLGGGAPAPCAPRHGGNLGEAIRRYARPREDWLDLSTGINPVGYPVPMPPPSAWRDLPDAFDALRDVAARYYGVPVDTVVPCAGSQAVIRAIPTLLRPGRVAVAALTYSEYAPAFAKAGHTLVPWLGPEVEPPDVDYVVWVNPDNPTTRHVARPTLEHWHGRLARRGGMLIVDEAFADVSPRESMTPHVGKDGLVVLRSVGKFFGLAGIRAGFALAPERFGAQLAEHLGAWTVSGPARFAVRTALADTAWQTAARERLLRDGERLLALLRTHGWPARGAPLFAWIPHVLAPQWHERLAAEGIWTRLFDVRPVGLPDGETRRLPSLRLGLPGSELAWRRLDAALAIAAASSYPAARQAGRAQRSR
- the cbiB gene encoding adenosylcobinamide-phosphate synthase CbiB, coding for MLTGLAPESLWLAALIGVLLDAWLGEPRRWHPLVGFGYIANGVEAWLNDPAVRDKPLTAMTRGAWAWTIMLVIPVLIAWALTFLPGWGGVLWQSLALYAALGARSLREHVMPIARALRDGDLAQARALTGRIVSRDTEDASASELARAAVESTLENGNDAIFGALFWFAIAGAPGVVLFRLANTLDAMWGYRTDKFLYFGRPAARIDDVLNWIPARLTAASYAIFGDVARAIACWRTQAGAWSSPNAGPVMAAGAGSLNVQLGGPARYHGEWEARPPLGCGTEPSAQHIRAAWRLISRSMWMWLIVSGALALFAASQADTMPTTLL
- the cobU gene encoding bifunctional adenosylcobinamide kinase/adenosylcobinamide-phosphate guanylyltransferase, which translates into the protein MTDFVPTSPDLTFVLGGARSGKSAFAEHLAAQSGLPVTYLATAAVSDEPEMQARIAHHRASRPAHWETVEVGRDLAGALRDVAHDGRCVLVDCLPLWLAGWLCPPEDHPEGPATDAQWQGVVDALAATLASRPGKIVVVSNEIGLGVIPMGSVTRRYVDELGRLNQRVAALAPHVRFVVAGLPMVVKG
- a CDS encoding cobyric acid synthase, translated to MSEIPVKFPAAAPRYRGTLMIQGTTSDAGKSTVVAGLCRLLYREGVRVAPFKPQNMALNSAVTADGGEIGRAQALQAQAAGVAAHTDFNPVLLKPSSDRGVQVIIGGKVMADLDARAYHQYKPRAMAAVLAAYERLRTGYEAVLVEGAGSPAEVNLRSRDIANMGFAEAVDAPVLLVADIDRGGVFAQMIGTLACLSDTERARIKGFIINRFRGDPSLLTSGLTWLEEKTGIPVLGVLPYLHGLHLDGEDMLPAQRHASAGDAVRLRVAVPVLPRISNHTDFDALRAHPQVDFRYVGPGEAWPACDLVILPGSKHVRADLAWLRAQGWEPAIARHLRYGGKVLGICGGLQMLGSAIHDPLGLEGEAGTTPGLGWLALETTMEAQKQLRVVTGRLTAGNAPVNGYEIHMGVTRGAALGRPAVWLEGEIADGARSDDDQVMGTYLHGLFDTPEALHALLTWAGAHDLARQDYNALREASLDRLADSFAAHLDLARVWACLR
- a CDS encoding ParA family protein translates to MPVIVVANPKGGVGKSTLATNLAGYLAAQGHAVMLGDTDRQQSSRAWLGLRAPALRPIATWEVDHNEVARPPKGTTHAVLDTPAGLHGKRLDAILKLADHILVPLQPSIFDILATRDFLQKLGEEKAVRQGEVRIGVVGMRVDARTRAADQLSRYCEEAGLPVLGMLRNTQNYVQLAAHGLTLWDVAPGRVERDLPQWEGITAFVTKSASGPKGG
- the panD gene encoding aspartate 1-decarboxylase translates to MYRTMLKSKIHRATVTHCELHYEGSCAIDENLLEASGLVENEQIDIFNVNNGERFTTYAIRGERGSGMISLNGAAARRAQLGDIVIIVSYAQVEEKEVLAGFKPKLVFVDEKNVQKGERDHVPLQAWEETRAFETADAK
- the panC gene encoding pantoate--beta-alanine ligase, which encodes MKVIPSIHELRDQLRGQNRVAFVPTMGNLHEGHLSLMRLARQHGDPVVASIFVNRLQFGPNEDFDKYPRTMADDVEKLTRENVYVLFAPDEKEMYPEPQEYRVEPPHDLGDILEGEFRPGFFKGVCTVVTKLFSCVQPRVAVFGKKDYQQLMIVRSMCRQFALPIEIIAAETVRAEDGLALSSRNRYLSEAERAEAPQLYRLLNEIRNDVNAGKTDYAALEAAAMKTLIERGWKPDYVSIRQRANLRVPAPGAAPSESLVVLAAARLGSTRLIDNLEI
- a CDS encoding segregation and condensation protein A, yielding MPAPHDGQDSTPDTVDGVARARLYGEPLFALPNDLYIPPDALEIFLEAFEGPLDLLLYLIRKQNFNVLDIPMAQVTKQYLLYVEQIRRTNLELASEYLLMAAMLIEIKSRMLLPVKKADTGEEAEDPRAELVRRLLEYEQMKLAAQKLDTLPVLGRDFLRSQVYIEQSLQPRFPDVDAEDLRAAWAEVLRRAKLVQHHKISREELSVREHMSQILRRLQGARFMEFTELFDVTRGVPVVVVNFIAMLELTRESLLEITQAEPFAPIYVRLTYTPN